Proteins from a genomic interval of Microbacterium esteraromaticum:
- a CDS encoding epimerase codes for MSRVVIGGSTGFIGRHLQDAYRAEGREVVTISRSGADLTWDDQPGIDAAVDGAGLVVGLAGKSVSCRYTPANRAEIFRSRLETTAALGTAIARASAPPPLWVNSSTATIYRHAEDRPMTEDDGELGTGFSVEVAKAWERALYERNLPHTRRVALRTAIVLGDAGVLGPLRRLARVGLGGTQLDGWWPVSRARREAGTAHDPGARGGRQRFSWIHVDDVLGIIDFLEQQPQLDGPVNASSPTPVDNRAFMAAVRRALGVRFGPPTPRWMLEIGAMGIRTETELILKSRWALPAKLSAAGYTFRHPDLDEALRASFSEG; via the coding sequence ATGAGCCGGGTCGTGATCGGCGGTTCGACAGGGTTCATCGGCCGACATCTGCAAGACGCGTACCGTGCCGAGGGGCGAGAGGTCGTCACGATCTCGCGCTCGGGCGCAGACCTCACCTGGGACGACCAGCCCGGAATCGACGCCGCGGTGGACGGCGCTGGCCTGGTCGTCGGCCTCGCGGGCAAGAGCGTGAGTTGCCGCTACACGCCCGCCAACCGCGCCGAGATCTTCCGCTCGCGTCTGGAGACCACGGCTGCGCTGGGGACAGCGATCGCCCGGGCATCTGCTCCCCCGCCCCTGTGGGTGAACTCCTCGACGGCGACGATCTACCGTCATGCCGAGGACCGTCCGATGACCGAGGACGACGGCGAGCTCGGCACCGGCTTCTCGGTCGAGGTTGCCAAGGCCTGGGAACGTGCACTGTACGAGCGGAATCTGCCGCACACCCGGCGCGTCGCCCTGCGCACGGCGATCGTGCTGGGCGATGCGGGCGTGCTGGGCCCGCTGCGCCGGCTCGCCCGCGTCGGGCTCGGCGGCACGCAGCTCGACGGTTGGTGGCCGGTCTCGCGTGCGCGGCGCGAGGCGGGAACGGCCCACGATCCCGGCGCCCGCGGCGGGCGTCAGCGGTTCAGCTGGATCCACGTCGATGATGTGCTCGGCATCATCGACTTCCTCGAACAGCAGCCGCAGTTGGACGGCCCCGTGAACGCCTCCTCACCCACGCCGGTCGACAACCGCGCCTTCATGGCGGCTGTGCGCCGCGCGCTCGGGGTGCGCTTCGGCCCTCCGACGCCGCGGTGGATGCTCGAGATCGGCGCCATGGGCATCCGCACCGAGACCGAGTTGATCTTGAAAAGCCGGTGGGCGCTGCCGGCGAAGCTCAGCGCAGCGGGGTACACGTTCCGGCATCCGGATCTCGACGAGGCGTTGCGCGCGTCGTTCTCGGAGGGGTGA
- a CDS encoding PLDc N-terminal domain-containing protein yields MPILFSLITIGLMVFAVVDIIRRDDSDVRYLPRIVWLLLVILLPLLGSVLWFALGRVYPEGGIRLPRRRPKPSRQQAPAAPTMPIDTRTTEQQIADLDREIEEWRLREEIEKRKKEHGGSSTGPETQEG; encoded by the coding sequence ATGCCGATCCTGTTCTCGCTGATCACCATCGGACTGATGGTGTTCGCCGTCGTGGACATCATCCGCCGCGACGACTCCGACGTGCGGTACCTGCCCCGCATCGTGTGGCTGCTGCTGGTGATCCTGCTGCCGTTGCTGGGCAGCGTGCTGTGGTTCGCGCTGGGGCGGGTGTACCCCGAGGGGGGTATCCGTCTGCCGCGCCGCCGGCCCAAGCCATCGCGACAGCAGGCGCCGGCTGCGCCGACCATGCCGATCGACACGCGCACCACCGAGCAGCAGATCGCCGACCTCGACCGCGAGATCGAGGAATGGCGGCTGCGCGAGGAGATCGAGAAGCGTAAGAAGGAGCACGGCGGCTCCTCGACCGGCCCGGAGACGCAGGAGGGCTGA
- a CDS encoding sulfurtransferase produces the protein MTRAPGTPLITVDELREHLDSVHVLDARWQLGRNDGREQYLAGHIPGAVFIDVEGDLSRHGEPHEGRHPLPADAALAAAAQRWGIDEGDTVVVYDDHRMLAASRTWWALRRAGLTDVRVLDGGWPAWLAAGGATETGDVVVAPGDVRLEHPADRGTIDTRSVASWPDAGVLIDVRVAERYRGETEPIDPIAGHVPGAKNLPIGNLLTGDGRFLPASDIADAFDAVGATSAVPIASYCGSGITAAQFALAGAIIGRDVTVYPGSWSAWSNTPGAPVATGDA, from the coding sequence ATGACGCGCGCCCCAGGTACCCCGTTGATCACCGTCGACGAGCTGCGTGAGCACCTCGATAGTGTGCACGTGCTCGACGCCCGCTGGCAGCTCGGGCGCAACGACGGCCGCGAACAGTACCTGGCCGGCCACATCCCCGGCGCCGTCTTCATCGACGTCGAAGGCGATCTCTCGCGCCACGGCGAGCCCCACGAGGGGCGCCACCCGCTACCCGCGGATGCGGCGCTCGCGGCGGCGGCACAGCGCTGGGGCATCGACGAGGGCGACACCGTCGTCGTCTACGACGACCATCGGATGCTGGCGGCCTCGCGCACCTGGTGGGCACTGCGCCGTGCGGGACTGACCGATGTGCGCGTGCTCGACGGCGGATGGCCGGCCTGGCTGGCTGCCGGCGGCGCGACCGAGACCGGAGACGTGGTCGTGGCGCCCGGAGACGTGCGGCTGGAGCATCCCGCCGATCGCGGAACCATCGACACCCGTTCAGTGGCCTCGTGGCCCGATGCCGGCGTGCTGATCGACGTACGTGTCGCCGAGCGCTACCGCGGTGAAACCGAGCCGATCGACCCGATCGCCGGGCACGTACCGGGTGCGAAGAACCTGCCGATCGGCAACCTGCTCACCGGCGACGGGCGTTTCCTGCCGGCATCCGACATCGCGGACGCGTTCGACGCGGTCGGCGCCACGAGTGCCGTGCCCATCGCGTCGTACTGCGGATCGGGAATCACCGCCGCGCAGTTCGCCTTGGCCGGAGCCATCATCGGCCGCGACGTCACCGTGTACCCGGGGTCGTGGAGCGCCTGGTCGAATACGCCGGGTGCGCCGGTCGCGACCGGCGACGCCTGA
- the pgi gene encoding glucose-6-phosphate isomerase: MTAPIDPVTTPAWADLVALRDGFSPDLRGWFADDPERAEGLSLPLADLHVDLSKNLVTDDVLAALVALAEQTGVADRYAAMLTGAHINTSEDRAVLHTALRRPVGAEPALVVDGQQIDQDVHEVLGALSAFADRVRSGQWRGVTGKRVTHVVNIGIGGSDLGPVMVYEALKPYADAGIEARFVSNIDPTDIAQKTADLDPETTLFIVASKTFTTLETLTNARLARDWLWAGLTASDAIDGSDESRTDAVAHHFVAVSTALDMVAEFGIDPANAFGFWDWVGGRYSVDSAIGLSLAIALGPDAFDELLAGFHAVDEHVRTTPLERNVPVLMGLLNIWYVNFLDAQTHAVLPYAQQLSRFPAYLQQLTMESNGKSVRWDGTPVTTDTGEVFWGEPGTNGQHAFYQLIHQGTRLIPADFIAFVNPAYPLSDDGQDVHALFLANFLAQTKALAFGKTAAEVEAEGTTGALVTARTFEGNRPTTSIFAPALTPAVLGQLIALYEHITFTQGTVWGINSFDQWGVELGKQLALQIAPAIAGDTDAVAAQDPSTRALLDYYRAHRTA; the protein is encoded by the coding sequence ATGACAGCGCCGATCGACCCCGTCACCACTCCCGCCTGGGCCGACCTCGTCGCCCTCCGCGACGGCTTCTCACCCGACCTGCGCGGCTGGTTCGCCGACGATCCCGAGCGCGCCGAGGGGCTCTCGCTGCCGCTGGCCGACCTGCATGTCGACCTGTCGAAGAATCTCGTCACCGATGATGTGCTCGCCGCGCTCGTCGCCCTGGCCGAGCAGACCGGTGTCGCCGACCGCTACGCCGCGATGCTCACCGGCGCGCACATCAACACCAGTGAGGACCGCGCCGTGCTGCACACCGCACTGCGTCGGCCGGTCGGTGCGGAGCCGGCCCTTGTCGTCGACGGCCAGCAGATCGACCAGGACGTGCATGAGGTGCTCGGTGCGTTGTCGGCGTTCGCCGACCGCGTGCGTTCGGGTCAGTGGCGGGGCGTGACCGGCAAGCGGGTGACGCATGTGGTCAACATCGGCATCGGCGGCTCCGACCTCGGCCCCGTCATGGTGTACGAGGCGCTCAAGCCCTACGCCGACGCGGGGATCGAGGCGCGCTTCGTGTCGAACATCGACCCGACCGACATCGCCCAGAAGACCGCCGATCTCGATCCCGAGACCACGCTCTTCATCGTCGCCTCGAAGACGTTCACCACCCTCGAGACGCTGACCAACGCGCGCCTCGCGCGCGACTGGCTGTGGGCGGGACTGACAGCATCCGACGCGATCGACGGCAGCGATGAGAGCCGGACGGATGCTGTCGCGCACCACTTCGTCGCCGTATCGACCGCGCTCGACATGGTCGCCGAGTTCGGCATCGACCCGGCCAACGCCTTCGGCTTCTGGGACTGGGTGGGCGGACGGTACTCGGTCGACTCGGCGATCGGACTGTCACTGGCGATCGCGCTCGGCCCGGATGCGTTCGACGAACTGCTCGCGGGGTTCCACGCCGTCGACGAGCACGTGCGCACCACCCCGCTGGAGCGCAACGTACCGGTGCTGATGGGGCTGCTCAACATCTGGTACGTCAACTTCCTTGACGCGCAGACCCACGCCGTGCTGCCGTATGCGCAGCAGCTCAGCCGGTTCCCCGCGTACCTGCAGCAGCTGACGATGGAATCGAACGGCAAGTCGGTGCGCTGGGACGGCACCCCGGTGACCACCGATACGGGCGAGGTCTTCTGGGGCGAGCCCGGCACCAACGGCCAGCACGCCTTCTACCAGCTGATCCACCAGGGCACGCGGCTGATCCCCGCCGACTTCATCGCGTTCGTGAACCCCGCGTACCCGCTGAGCGACGACGGGCAGGACGTACACGCCCTGTTCCTGGCCAACTTCCTCGCGCAGACCAAGGCACTGGCGTTCGGCAAGACCGCCGCCGAGGTCGAGGCCGAGGGCACGACCGGGGCCCTGGTCACCGCGCGCACGTTCGAGGGCAACCGGCCGACCACGTCGATCTTCGCCCCGGCGCTCACCCCGGCGGTGCTCGGTCAGCTGATCGCGTTGTACGAGCACATCACCTTCACGCAGGGGACGGTGTGGGGCATCAACTCGTTCGATCAGTGGGGTGTCGAGCTCGGCAAGCAGCTGGCGCTGCAGATCGCCCCAGCGATCGCGGGCGATACCGATGCCGTCGCCGCACAAGACCCGTCCACGCGCGCTCTGCTGGACTACTACCGCGCGCACCGCACGGCGTAG
- a CDS encoding cryptochrome/photolyase family protein, with translation MTTLVWFRDDLRVADHPALHAAAESGDAIVALYILEGASEHIRAHGGAARWWLHHSLRALADALAEHGVPLILRQGPTESVLADVVAECGARTVLWNRRYGQGRHHDAALAEVLGADGIRVRTFIGDLLFEPHTVATQDGGAYRVYSAFWRACTAEREPAGPLPAPRELTPAPSQPRSDALDEWALLPTSPDWAGGLSERWTPGETGAQRRLDEFLSHRAGRYRARDFPAEDNCSELSPHLRWGEISPRSVWHAAVDATGDIGLFLSELGWREFAKHTAFHFGPLHERNLNRRFDAFPWATDSHGEVAAWQQGRTGFGLVDAGMRELWQTGFMHNRVRMVTASLLTKNLMTHWRVGEAWFWDTLVDADEASNPFNWQWVAGCGADAAPYFRIFNPELQQQKFDPDGHYVQRWAPDSDAVLRIIDLKASRARALDAYQSLSG, from the coding sequence ATGACGACCCTGGTCTGGTTCCGCGACGATCTGAGAGTCGCCGACCACCCGGCACTGCACGCGGCCGCCGAATCGGGCGATGCGATCGTCGCCCTGTACATCCTTGAAGGCGCCTCCGAGCACATCCGCGCCCACGGCGGCGCGGCACGCTGGTGGCTGCACCACTCGCTGCGGGCGCTCGCCGACGCACTCGCCGAGCACGGCGTCCCGCTGATCCTGCGGCAGGGACCGACCGAGAGCGTACTGGCGGATGTGGTCGCCGAGTGCGGGGCGCGCACCGTGCTGTGGAACCGTCGCTACGGGCAGGGCCGGCATCACGACGCCGCACTGGCCGAGGTGCTCGGTGCGGACGGCATCCGGGTGCGCACCTTCATCGGCGACCTGCTCTTCGAACCCCACACCGTCGCCACGCAGGACGGCGGGGCCTACCGGGTGTACTCGGCCTTCTGGCGCGCCTGCACCGCCGAGCGGGAACCGGCCGGCCCGCTGCCCGCTCCGCGAGAGCTGACGCCCGCCCCATCTCAGCCGCGCAGTGATGCGCTCGACGAATGGGCGCTGCTGCCGACATCACCCGACTGGGCGGGAGGTCTTTCCGAGCGCTGGACGCCGGGCGAGACGGGGGCACAGCGGCGGTTGGACGAGTTCCTGTCGCATCGTGCAGGACGCTACCGCGCTCGCGACTTTCCCGCGGAGGACAACTGCTCGGAGCTCTCGCCCCACCTGCGCTGGGGCGAGATCAGCCCGCGCTCGGTGTGGCATGCGGCGGTGGACGCGACCGGCGACATCGGCCTGTTCCTGTCAGAACTCGGCTGGCGCGAGTTCGCCAAACACACCGCGTTCCACTTCGGGCCCCTGCACGAGCGGAACCTCAACCGCCGCTTCGACGCCTTTCCCTGGGCAACCGACTCGCACGGCGAGGTCGCCGCATGGCAGCAGGGACGCACCGGGTTCGGCCTGGTGGATGCCGGAATGCGCGAGCTCTGGCAGACGGGCTTCATGCACAACCGGGTGCGGATGGTGACCGCCTCGCTGCTGACGAAGAACCTGATGACCCACTGGCGGGTGGGAGAAGCCTGGTTCTGGGACACCCTCGTCGATGCCGATGAGGCGAGCAATCCGTTCAACTGGCAGTGGGTCGCCGGGTGCGGCGCCGACGCCGCACCGTACTTTCGCATCTTCAACCCCGAGCTGCAGCAGCAGAAGTTCGATCCGGATGGTCACTACGTGCAGCGATGGGCGCCCGACAGCGACGCCGTGCTGCGGATCATCGACCTGAAGGCGTCCAGGGCGCGAGCCCTGGACGCCTACCAGTCGCTCAGCGGCTGA
- a CDS encoding fatty acid desaturase family protein — protein MRGRIRQTYSGTAEFPPMARAYKDVLHVVKETGLLRRTPVFYSLVAAALALAFAGAITGFLLLGDSWFQLLIAAALGILFTQVAFLAHEAAHRQILSSGPANFRLARILAGIVGMSYSWWDSKHTRHHGNPNKVGSDPDIEVDTISFLDDDAARSRGIVRWITQRQGWLFFPLLTLEGLNLHRLSFAHLFSRGTVKGRWLELSIITVRFAVLLVPLFLLLPLGMAFAFFGVMVAVFGVYMGASFAPNHKGMPIIARDARLDFFSKQVRTSRNVSGGWWATWLLGGLNYQVEHHLFPSMSRLHLSKAREIVRDYCSANDVPYTETTVLRSYGIVIRYLNTVGLAARDPFDCPITAQYRPS, from the coding sequence ATCCGTGGTCGCATCCGCCAGACCTACTCCGGCACAGCCGAGTTCCCACCGATGGCGCGGGCTTACAAGGACGTCCTCCACGTCGTCAAGGAAACCGGGCTGCTGCGTCGCACGCCCGTGTTCTACAGTCTCGTCGCGGCAGCGCTCGCGCTGGCGTTCGCCGGAGCGATCACAGGCTTCCTGCTGCTTGGCGATAGCTGGTTCCAGCTGTTGATCGCGGCAGCCCTCGGCATCCTGTTCACGCAGGTCGCGTTCCTCGCGCACGAGGCCGCGCACCGGCAGATCCTCAGCTCGGGGCCGGCGAACTTCCGACTTGCCCGCATCCTCGCCGGCATCGTCGGCATGAGCTACTCGTGGTGGGACTCCAAGCACACTCGGCATCACGGCAACCCGAACAAGGTCGGTAGCGATCCTGACATCGAGGTCGACACGATCTCGTTCCTCGACGACGACGCGGCCCGTTCGCGCGGGATCGTGCGGTGGATCACTCAGCGCCAGGGATGGCTGTTCTTCCCCTTGCTGACGCTGGAGGGGCTCAACCTGCACCGGCTGAGCTTCGCCCATCTGTTCTCGCGCGGCACCGTGAAGGGGCGTTGGCTCGAGCTGAGCATCATCACCGTTCGGTTCGCGGTGCTGCTCGTGCCGCTGTTCCTGCTGCTTCCGCTCGGCATGGCCTTCGCCTTCTTCGGTGTGATGGTCGCGGTCTTCGGCGTCTACATGGGAGCCTCGTTCGCGCCCAACCACAAGGGCATGCCGATCATCGCCCGTGACGCACGCCTGGACTTCTTCTCGAAGCAGGTGCGCACCTCGCGCAACGTCTCGGGCGGCTGGTGGGCGACATGGCTGCTCGGCGGCCTCAACTACCAGGTCGAGCACCACTTGTTCCCGAGCATGTCGCGCCTGCACCTGTCGAAGGCGCGCGAGATCGTGCGCGACTACTGCTCGGCCAATGACGTGCCGTACACCGAGACGACCGTGCTGCGCTCGTACGGCATCGTCATCCGCTACCTCAACACCGTCGGCCTCGCAGCCCGCGATCCCTTCGACTGCCCGATCACGGCGCAGTACCGTCCCTCCTGA
- a CDS encoding cytochrome c biogenesis CcdA family protein translates to MEIGFVTALLGGMLALLSPCSALLLPAFFASTVGTRLQLLAHGGVFYLGLVLTLVPFGLGLGALGSVLISERGLVIAITAAVLVALGLMQVFGIGFDLARIVPGMDRMQRGASTRTGFLRTLLLGAVGGVAGFCAGPILGAILTLVLAQGSPWGAGAMLAVYGAGMVAPLVVIAALWQRMGDRARRMLRGRSFTILGRQFHTTSVITGTIIVAVGVLFWTTNGLVAMPALIPTDVQSWIQERGALLADPLVDVIAIVVVTGIALTVWALRQRRRLEPAHERDVNASRPVPTTSKR, encoded by the coding sequence ATGGAGATCGGCTTCGTCACGGCACTGCTGGGTGGGATGCTGGCACTGCTGAGCCCGTGCAGCGCGCTGCTGCTTCCTGCGTTCTTCGCCTCGACCGTCGGTACGCGGCTGCAACTGCTGGCTCACGGCGGCGTGTTCTACCTCGGGCTCGTCCTCACACTGGTGCCTTTCGGGCTGGGGCTCGGGGCGCTCGGCTCGGTGCTGATCTCAGAACGCGGGCTGGTCATCGCGATCACCGCCGCCGTGCTGGTCGCCCTCGGCCTCATGCAGGTCTTCGGCATCGGCTTCGACCTGGCGCGTATCGTGCCGGGCATGGACCGCATGCAGCGGGGTGCCTCCACGCGCACGGGCTTCCTGCGCACGCTTCTGCTGGGAGCGGTCGGCGGGGTCGCCGGGTTCTGCGCAGGTCCGATTCTCGGCGCGATCCTCACACTGGTGCTCGCGCAGGGCAGCCCGTGGGGCGCCGGCGCGATGCTCGCTGTCTACGGTGCGGGAATGGTCGCGCCCCTGGTGGTCATCGCCGCGCTCTGGCAGAGGATGGGCGACCGTGCGCGACGGATGCTGCGCGGGCGCTCGTTCACCATCCTCGGACGGCAGTTCCACACCACGTCGGTGATCACCGGCACGATCATCGTCGCGGTCGGGGTGCTGTTCTGGACGACGAACGGTCTGGTCGCGATGCCCGCGCTGATCCCCACCGACGTGCAGTCCTGGATTCAGGAACGCGGCGCGTTGCTCGCCGACCCGCTGGTCGATGTCATCGCGATCGTCGTGGTGACAGGCATCGCGCTCACCGTCTGGGCGCTTCGTCAACGACGACGGTTGGAACCTGCGCACGAGCGGGACGTCAACGCGTCGCGACCGGTGCCGACCACCAGCAAGCGGTGA
- a CDS encoding DsbA family protein, with protein sequence MGILLIAGLLIVLVILQMRPDAPSDAGEPATDGITVVPDGLPDLTQFEYRDADDVQAAGPVDAPVGLVVYSDYQCPFCAKWAQSTLPRMMEYADAGDLRIEWRDINMYGAPSERASLAAHAAGLQGEYWAFHDALYPAGEIRTEAELSTEALTDLAEQLGLDVDRFTSDMASDEVKQVVAERAHEARTIGVTGTPSFLLDGRPLVGAQPTDVFIDAVENALTEADR encoded by the coding sequence GTGGGGATCCTGCTCATCGCTGGACTCCTGATCGTGCTGGTGATCCTGCAGATGCGACCGGACGCGCCGTCGGATGCCGGTGAACCGGCCACCGACGGCATCACGGTGGTGCCGGACGGGCTGCCCGACCTTACGCAGTTCGAGTACCGCGACGCCGACGACGTGCAGGCCGCCGGCCCGGTCGACGCCCCGGTCGGCCTCGTGGTGTATTCCGATTACCAGTGCCCGTTCTGCGCGAAGTGGGCGCAGAGCACGCTGCCGCGAATGATGGAGTACGCCGACGCGGGCGACCTGCGCATCGAGTGGCGCGACATCAACATGTACGGGGCGCCGTCCGAGCGTGCGTCGCTCGCCGCCCACGCCGCGGGGCTCCAGGGCGAGTACTGGGCGTTTCACGACGCGCTCTACCCCGCCGGCGAGATCCGCACCGAGGCAGAACTGAGTACCGAGGCGCTCACCGACCTCGCGGAGCAGCTGGGGCTCGATGTCGATCGATTCACGTCGGACATGGCCTCCGACGAGGTGAAGCAGGTCGTCGCCGAACGGGCGCACGAGGCGCGGACCATCGGTGTGACGGGCACCCCGAGTTTTCTTCTCGACGGGCGTCCGCTCGTCGGAGCGCAGCCGACCGACGTCTTCATCGACGCCGTCGAGAACGCCCTGACCGAGGCGGACCGATAG
- a CDS encoding BlaI/MecI/CopY family transcriptional regulator — protein MSPEQSAAQPCGPLRLGALEQQVMDALWDDGPLSIREVITRLGAKHAYTTIATVLGNLERKQLVVPERRARAVTYTARCTRELHAARLMEQALDTSHDRDAAILHFFDAIDERERDLLRDYLARREPDR, from the coding sequence ATGAGCCCGGAGCAGTCGGCGGCGCAGCCGTGTGGGCCGTTGCGGCTCGGCGCGTTGGAGCAGCAGGTGATGGACGCGCTCTGGGATGACGGCCCGCTGTCGATCCGCGAGGTGATCACACGGCTCGGCGCCAAGCATGCCTACACGACCATCGCCACCGTGCTGGGCAACCTCGAGCGCAAGCAACTGGTGGTCCCCGAGCGGCGAGCGCGCGCCGTGACGTACACGGCCCGGTGCACGCGCGAGCTGCATGCTGCACGGCTCATGGAGCAGGCGCTCGACACCAGCCACGACAGGGACGCCGCGATCCTGCACTTCTTCGACGCGATCGACGAACGCGAACGCGATCTGCTGCGCGACTACCTCGCACGCAGAGAACCCGACCGATGA
- a CDS encoding M56 family metallopeptidase, whose translation MTALLVPAVLAVALLTTAVAGPVVIRAAAPALMRAPRAAVTLLLAVGALWLVAAAALSLLLAWVLSGPTMLPSGLAGVCQRCLDASSPFPAVDLVDTVVPVALLIALPVAGALVLVATAIFRGVRRLRATRATARDIAARADSRIVGGHRVMLTRDLRPTAFSLPHRHGGIVLSRGLVEVLHPDELAAVIAHEREHVHGRHHLALGVLEAVIAPLHRLPLMSAIRNAVPLYLEIAADRAASRRAGTPALASALLKLGGTDGAHAPTPHRVVLHAAGPDRIGHLVSPARIGASLVPAIALGAATAAFALMAAVVHGPYLSVILTGCRLAT comes from the coding sequence ATGACAGCGCTGCTCGTACCGGCCGTGCTGGCGGTCGCGCTGCTGACCACCGCCGTCGCGGGACCGGTCGTGATCCGCGCGGCGGCACCGGCGCTCATGCGCGCGCCACGTGCCGCCGTCACGCTGCTGCTGGCGGTGGGCGCACTCTGGCTGGTGGCGGCCGCCGCACTCAGCCTGCTGCTCGCATGGGTGCTCAGCGGCCCCACCATGCTGCCGAGCGGCTTGGCCGGCGTGTGCCAACGGTGCCTGGACGCCTCGTCGCCCTTCCCCGCGGTCGACCTCGTCGACACCGTGGTCCCCGTCGCGCTGCTCATCGCGCTTCCTGTCGCGGGGGCGCTGGTTCTGGTGGCGACGGCGATCTTCCGCGGGGTGCGCCGACTCCGCGCGACACGGGCCACCGCGCGCGATATCGCCGCTCGCGCCGACTCTCGCATCGTCGGCGGCCACCGCGTGATGCTCACGCGCGACCTGCGTCCGACCGCGTTCTCACTGCCGCACCGACACGGCGGCATCGTCCTCTCCCGCGGGCTTGTCGAGGTCCTGCACCCCGATGAGCTCGCCGCGGTGATCGCTCACGAGCGCGAGCATGTGCACGGACGCCATCACCTCGCACTCGGCGTGCTCGAGGCCGTGATCGCTCCTCTGCACCGGCTCCCGCTGATGTCCGCGATCCGCAATGCCGTGCCGCTGTACCTCGAGATCGCCGCCGACCGGGCCGCTTCGCGCCGAGCGGGCACCCCGGCCCTCGCCAGCGCGCTGCTCAAGCTCGGCGGCACGGACGGCGCTCACGCTCCGACGCCCCATCGGGTCGTGCTGCATGCCGCAGGGCCCGATCGCATCGGGCACCTGGTCTCCCCCGCGCGCATCGGCGCGTCGCTGGTTCCCGCGATCGCGCTCGGCGCGGCGACCGCCGCGTTCGCCCTGATGGCCGCCGTCGTGCACGGACCATATCTGTCGGTCATCCTCACCGGCTGCCGTCTCGCGACCTGA